A section of the Phaseolus vulgaris cultivar G19833 chromosome 8, P. vulgaris v2.0, whole genome shotgun sequence genome encodes:
- the LOC137826491 gene encoding cellulose synthase-like protein G2 — protein MGETLPLSLSHVNKSLVLTNRLYMLLHFTALSFLVYYRLCFFFQDPQTREPPLFPWLLVFASEIILSFIWILHQAFRWHPISRTVFPERLPQDDNLPLLDVFICTADPTKEPTLDVMNTLLSAMALDYPPEKLHLYVSDDGGSPVTLNAMKEAWKFASWWLPFCTRYKIECRCPKAYFSISENEGGDFDGSFEFHADKKMIKEKYEDFEEDIKRVKENQDNSGDITGKIGQNHPPIIEVIQENSSCEIEQVKLPFLVYVSREKKPSHPHHFKAGALNALYRVSAVISNAPYILVLDCDMFCNSPASARQALCFHLNPETSPSLAFVQFPQKYHNISKNDIYDSQHRSAYKVLWQGMDGLMGPVLSGTGFYIKRESLYGNYKIKDTDLELQQYVGTSNEFIKSLNQKGTADSVTVGRTFPEEETLLLASCNYEIGTKWGKEVGFLYGTVCEDFHTGFILNCKGWNSVLCDPPQPQFLGNSTTNLNDLLVQGTRWFCGLFDIGLSRLCPLIFGPLRMSLLQSLCYAELTYFPLYCLPLWCLAIVPQLCLLNGIPLYPKVSDPFFFIFLFIPLSALTKHLVEVLSTGGTFRKWINEQRIWMIESITSHLYGCLDALLKKCGLKEASFLPTNKVEDEEQTRLYQMDKYDFRTSNMFLVPMVAVITINISCFIGGIYKVLSVGNWDQMFIQLFLTAYIIVVNYPIIEGLVIRKDVGRIYPSLALLLTSNILATTITCTLYSVLRKV, from the exons ATGGGGGAGACTCTTCCTCTCAGTCTTAGCCATGTCAACAAGTCTTTGGTTCTCACCAATAGACTATACATGCTCCTCCATTTTACTGCTCTTTCTTTCTTGGTTTATTATAGGCTGTGTTTCTTCTTTCAGGATCCACAGACCCGAGAACCCCCTTTGTTCCCTTGGCTTCTTGTTTTTGCCTCTGAAATCATTCTCTCCTTCATTTGGATTCTTCATCAAGCTTTTCGTTGGCACCCCATTTCCAGAACTGTGTTTCCTGAAAGATTACCTCAAGATGACAATCTCCCTCTCCTAGATGTCTTCATATGCACTGCAGACCCCACTAAGGAACCCACTTTGGACGTAATGAACACTTTGTTATCGGCCATGGCACTGGATTACCCACCAGAGAAGCTGCATCTGTATGTTTCTGATGATGGGGGTTCACCTGTCACCTTGAATGCCATGAAGGAGGCTTGGAAATTTGCAAGTTGGTGGCTTCCTTTCTGCACAAGATACAAAATAGAATGTAGGTGCCCCAAGGCTTACTTTTCTATTTCAGAGAATGAAGGTGGTGATTTTGATGGGAGCTTTGAGTTTCATGCAGATAAGAAAATGATCAAG GAAAAATATGAGGATTTTGAAGAAGACATAAAAAGGGTAAAAGAAAACCAGGACAACTCTGGAGATATTACTGGCAAAATAGGTCAAAATCATCCACCTATTATAGAG GTGATACAGGAGAATAGCAGCTGTGAAATAGAGCAAGTGAAATTGCCCTTCCTTGTCTATGTTTCCCGTGAGAAAAAGCCTTCTCATCCCCACCATTTCAAAGCAGGGGCCCTCAATGCCCTT TATCGAGTCTCTGCTGTGATAAGCAATGCTCCGTACATTCTAGTGCTGGATTGTGACATGTTCTGCAATAGCCCAGCTTCAGCACGCCAAGCATTGTGTTTCCACCTTAATCCCGAGACATCTCCTTCACTTGCTTTTGTCCAATTTCCTCAGAAATATCACAATATAAGCAAGAACGACATATATGACAGTCAGCACAGATCAGCATACAAA GTTCTATGGCAAGGTATGGATGGGCTCATGGGACCGGTATTGTCTGGCACAGGCTTCTATATAAAAAGGGAATCACTATATGGAAATTACAAAATCAAAG ACACTGACCTTGAACTCCAACAATATGTTGGCACATCCAATGAGTTCATCAAATCCTTAAACCAAAAGGGCACTGCAGATTCAGTCACTGTTGGACGTACATTCCCTGAAGAAGAGACTTTGCTATTGGCTTCTTGTAATTACGAAATTGGAACTAAATGGGGTAAAGAG GTTGGCTTCCTGTATGGTACTGTATGTGAAGATTTTCACACCGGATTCATATTGAATTGCAAGGGTTGGAATTCAGTGTTATGCGATCCACCACAGCCACAGTTTCTAGGAAATAGTACCACTAATTTGAATGATTTACTAGTTCAAGGCACCAGATGGTTCTGTGGACTGTTTGATATTGGTTTAAGCAGGTTGTGCCCTCTTATATTTGGGCCTTTAAGGATGTCTCTACTTCAGAGTCTTTGTTATGCAGAACTGACATATTTCCCTCTCTATTGCTTGCCCCTTTGGTGTTTAGCAATTGTCCCTCAGCTTTGTCTACTAAATGGAATTCCCTTGTACCCCAAG GTCTCAGAcccctttttcttcatttttctgttTATCCCTCTATCAGCTCTCACCAAGCACTTAGTTGAAGTCCTCTCAACTGGAGGAACATTCAGGAAATGGATAAATGAACAAAGGATATGGATGATTGAATCAATCACATCTCATCTATATGGATGTTTGGATGCTCTACTGAAGAAATGTGGTTTGAAAGAGGCTAGTTTCTTGCCAACCAATAAAGTTGAGGATGAGGAACAGACTAGGCTTTACCAAATGGACAAATATGATTTTAGAACATCAAACATGTTTCTGGTCCCAATGGTTGCAGTCATCACCATCAACATATCTTGCTTCATAGGGGGAATCTACAAAGTGTTATCAGTGGGAAATTGGGACCAGATGTTCATACAGCTTTTCCTTACGGCTTATATCATTGTTGTCAACTATCCAATAATTGAAGGGCTTGTGATAAGGAAAGATGTAGGACGCATTTATCCCTCACTAGCTCTCCTTCTAACATCAAATATCTTGGCCACAACCATCACTTGCACACTTTATTCTGTACTAAGGAAAGTATAA